The following are encoded in a window of Hemitrygon akajei chromosome 24, sHemAka1.3, whole genome shotgun sequence genomic DNA:
- the hsd17b10 gene encoding 3-hydroxyacyl-CoA dehydrogenase type-2, translating to MAAIRSVKGMVALVTGGASGLGRATAERLVGQGASAVIVDLPSSRGSEVAKALGERCAFAPADVTSESDIKAAVALAKERFGRLDINVNCAGVAIAVKTYNFKKELAHGLEDFHRVVNVNVCGTFNVLRLAAAEMGKNEPDADGSRGVIVNTASVAAYEGQVGQVAYAASKGGIVSMTLPVARDLASQGIRVVTIAPGLFSTPLLEGLPEKVRDFLSRQIPFPSRLGQPEEYAHLVQAIVENPMLNGEVIRLDGAIRMQP from the exons GGGATGGTGGCCCTGGTGACAGGTGGAGCCTCGGGGCTCGGCCGAGCCACCGCGGAGCGGCTGGTGGGCCAGGGAGCGAGCGCCGTGATCGTCGACCTGCCCTCGTCCCGCGGATCTGAGGTGGCGAAGGCGCTGGGGGAGAGGTGCGCCTTCGCACCCGCCGAC GTCACCTCCGAGTCGGACATCAAGGCCGCCGTGGCCCTGGCGAAGGAGCGGTTCGGGAGGCTGGACATCAACGTCAACTGTGCCGGCGTCGCGATTGCTGTCAAGACCTACAACTTCAAGAAGGAGCTGGCTCATGGCCTGGAGGACTTCCACAGGGTGGTCAAT GTGAACGTCTGCGGGACCTTCAACGTGCTGCGGCTGGCCGCGGCGGAGATGGGCAAGAACGAGCCGGACGCAGATGGCTCCAGGGGAGTGATCGTCAACACCGCCAGCGTGGCCGCTTACGAAGGGCAG gtgggccaggtggcctacgcCGCGTCGAAGGGCGGCATTGTGTCCATGACGCTCCCCGTCGCTCGAGACCTCGCCTCTCAGGGAATCCGGGTGGTCACCATTGCCCCAG gccTGTTCTCCACGCCTCTGCTGGAGGGCCTCCCGGAGAAGGTACGTGACTTCCTGAGCCGCCAGATTCCCTTCCCCAGTCGGCTGGGCCAGCCCGAGGAGTACGCCCACCTGGTGCAGGCCATCGTGGAGAACCCCATGCTGAACGGCGAGGTCATCCGCCTGGACGGTGCCATCCGGATGCAGCCTTAG
- the ribc1 gene encoding RIB43A-like with coiled-coils protein 1: MYKLDIPVDPKQTAAIERRRNAEQQRQGRIFNARYRTIGVDRPFLDHQVEEKKTREEREEWRNEAFDAERLRQDVTAQLLEAQELDRVRQLNEQLVTYRTHYQRLEDRRDFDLYDPDGLKKDRPARVSQDDPRCGLSGLQKFAGEDHNEKSRQKYQQQQAEKWLTAQRREKERAERDQKYADELFHKKQVELDQRAVQLSKMEEDCRRALNTAVLNYNMALAAEQAEASEVERRKEEEEKLADVGAHVYGDILTENPEVALSAFGPHRVVTDRWKGMSAQQLEEIRRQQRLQVEEGKKLKMQEAQLEVEWDRQRMADARAALYRQQEEEAAARRLRQEMDTYNRRLSSEQLAHQQYLDKEVYTNPPTAAYFLQFNTSSR, from the exons ATGTATAAGTTGGACATCCCCGTTGACCCAAAGCAGACTGCGGCCATCGAGAGGCGACGGAACGCCGAGCAGCAGCGGCAGGGTCGCATCTTCAACGCCAGATACAGGACGATAGGG GTTGATCGGCCGTTCCTGGACCACCAGGTGGAAGAGAAGAAGACccgggaggagagggaggaatggCGGAATGAGGCATTTG ATGCCGAGCGTCTCCGTCAGGATGTGACGGCTCAGCTACTGGAGGCCCAAGAGCTGGACCGGGTGCGCCAGCTGAATGAGCAGCTGGTCACCTACCGCACCCACTACCAGCGGCTGGAGGACCGTCGCGACTTCGACCTCTATGACCCTGACGGGCTGAAGAAGGACCGGCCGGCGAGGGTCAGTCAGGATGACCCCCGCTGCGGACTCTCGGGGTTGCAGAAATTTGCCGGCGAGGACCACAACGAGAAGAGCCGGCAGAAATACCAGCAGCAGCAGGCTGAGAAGTGGTTGACGGCACAGAGGCGAGAGAAGGAACGGGCGGAGAGGGACCAGAAGTATGCAG ACGAGCTCTTCCACAAGAAGCAGGTGGAGCTGGACCAGAGAGCGGTACAACTCTCCAAGATGGAAGAGGACTGTCGGCGGGCCCTCAATACGGCCGTTCTCAATTACAATATGGCACTG GCGGCCGAGCAGGCGGAGGCGAGTGAGGTGGAGCGgcggaaggaggaggaggagaagctggcGGACGTGGGCGCCCACGTGTACGGCGACATCCTGACAGAGAACCCCGAGGTGGCACTCAGTGCCTTCGGACCCCACCGGGTGGTCACCGACCGCTGGAAGGGCATGAGCGCCCAGCAGCTGGAGGAGATACGGAGGCAGCAGCGGCTTCAAGTTGAGGAGGGGAAG AAACTGAAGATGCAGGAGGCGCAGCTGGAGGTGGAATGGGACCGGCAGCGCATGGCGGATGCgcgggctgcgttgtacaggcaGCAAGAGGAGGAGGCTGCGGCCCGAAGACTGAGGCAGGAGATGGACACGTACAACAGGCGGCTGAGCAGTGAGCAGCTGGCCCA CCAACAGTACTTGGATAAAGAGGTTTACACAAACCCGCCGACCGCCGCGTACTTCCTGCAGTTTAACACATCCAGCCGCTAG